Within the Myxococcus virescens genome, the region GGCGAACACATAGAACCGGCCCGAGTCCTCGTTTTGATAGAGCGCCACGGCGGAGAACTGCGTCCCCGTCAGGAAGCCCGCGGCGCCAATCCGCTCCACCCGGTCCGCGCGGTCGGGGTCCACCGTGTAGGCCGCCAGCCCGTTGAAGTTGATGCTGGCCGCCACCACCAGGGTCTGCTGCACCCCGGACAGCGGGAAGCCGTCCCGCACGGCCACGGCTGACATCGGGCCATCCGCGAGCTCCGCATCCAGTTGCTCGCCCCCCAGGCCAAAGGTGACGAGGCCCGAGTTGGGGCTGTTGTAGGCGGTGAGGAACAAGCTGCTGCTGGGGGCGCCGGGACTCACCCAGAGGGCCACGTCCTGGAGCACTCCGCCGGTGATGGACGGGGCGGGCTCGGACTGCGCTGTCGGCGACACGACGACCTGCGCGGACACCGGAGTGCCCAGGAGCAACGCCGCCAGGGCCAGGGGGGTTGGGTTGCGCATGACCGCCTCCAGATTGAGCGATGGGAGCGCCCTAACTTGGCACGAGGCGTCAGGCTTTCAAGTAGGAAGCGGCCGGGAACGGTTGGCGATGGATGACAGCGTCGGCTAGAAAGTGCGTCTTCCAGCCAACACAGAAAAGAACATGGCGACCAAGCGCGCACTCATTACGGGCATCACGGGGCAGGACGGCAGCTATCTCGCGGAGCTGCTCCTTTCGAAGGGCTACGAGGTGCACGGCATGGTGCGCCGCTCGTCGGAGGAGAAGTTCGAGCGCATCCAGCACCTGCACGGGAAGATTCAGCTCCACCAGGGCGACTTGCTGGACCAGTTCTCGCTCGCGGCGTTGCTCAACCTGACGAAGCCCGACGAGGTCTACAACCTGGCGGCGCAGTCCTTCGTCCCCACCAGCTGGAACCAGCCGGTGCTCACGGGCGAGTTCACCGCGCTGGGCGTGACGAAGATGCTGGAGGCCATCCGCCACACCCGCCCGGAGGCGCGCTTCTACCAGGCGTCGTCCAGCGAGATGTTCGGCAAGGTGCTGGAGGTTCCGCAGACGGAGGACACGCCCTTCTATCCGCGCAGCCCGTACGGCGTGGCCAAGGCCTACGGCCACCACATCACGGTGAACTACCGCGAGTCCTTCAACCTGTTCGCGGTGAGCGGCATCCTCTTCAACCACGAGTCGCCGCGCCGGGGCCTGGAGTTCGTCACGCGCAAGGTCACCTACAACGTGGCGCGCATCAAGCTGGGCCTCCAGGAGAAGCTGCCCATGGGCAACCTGGACGCCAAGCGCGACTGGGGCTTCGCGGGCGACTACGTGGACGCCATGTGGCGGATGCTCCAGCAGCCGCAGGCCGAGGACTACGTGGTGGCCACCAACGAGACGCACACCGTGCGCGAGCTGGTGGAGATTGCCTTCGCGCGCGTGGGCCTGGACTGGGAGAAGCACGTCTTCATCGACCCGGCCTTCGTGCGCCCCGCCGAGGTGGACCTGCTCATCGGTGACCCGGCCAAGGCGAAGACGAAGCTGGGCTGGGAGCCCAAGGTCCGCTTCAAGGAGCTGGTGGAGATGATGGTGGACGCGGACCTGGAGCGCGTGAAGGCGGGGCAGCGGTAGATGCGCATTCTGGTAACAGGCGCGGATGGCTTCGTCGGCCGGCACTTGTGCGCCCTGCTGCGCGCCGCTGGCGACGAGGTGGTGGAGGCCCACGGGCCGCGCGGTGAGGGCATCAACAGCAACGCCCTGCACTTCGACGTGGCCAACGAAGCCTCGGTGAAGGCGGCGGTGGCCGAGGTGAAGCCCGAGGGCATCATTCACCTGGCGGGCTTCAGCTCGGTCGCGAAGAGCCACCACAACCCGTCCCGGGTGTTCGCGGTGAACACCATGGGCGTGGTGCACCTGCTCACCGCGGTGCGCGAGAGCGTCCCGAAGGCGAGTGTGGTGCTGGTGGGCTCCGGCGAGGTGTACGGCCCGGTGCCCGAAGGCACGCGTGCCACCGAGGACACCCCCGCGGTGCCCCTGAGCCCCTACGCGGCCTCCAAGTCCGCAGCGGAGCTGGCCGCGGTGCAGTTCCACCGCAGCTACGGGCTGGAGGTCGTCATGGCGCGGCCCTTCAACCACCTGGGCGCGGGGCAGGACCCCACCTTCGTGGTGCCCTCGTTCGCGGCGCAGATTCGCGCCATCGGGCTGGGCACGGTGGACCCGGTGCTGCGCACGGGAAACCTGGATGCGGTGCGCGACTTCTCCCACGTCCGCGACGTGGTGGAGGCCTACCGGCTGCTGCTCGACAAGGGTGAGCCGGGGCAGGCGTACAACATCGGCAGCGGTGAGGGCCGCACCATCCGCAGCCTGCTGGAGGAGATGCTGTCGCTGGCGGGGGTCAACGCGCGCATCGAGCTGGACCCCGCGCGCCTCCGGCCCTCCGACATCCCCAGCCTCGTCGGCGCTCCCGACAAGCTGAAGGCGCTGGGTTGGGCCCCGAAGCTGACCGTGGCGGACGCGCTGCGCGATGTGCTCGGCCCCCGCGTGCCCGGCGCGGCGTGAGCAAGCGAAGGCGCGCGCGTGTCCCCAAGGAGGCGCGCGCGTCGGAGGCTCGGCTGGACGACCGATGCCGCGCCAGCTTCGAGGGGACTGACGTCGCGGGCCCGCGAGTCCGAAGTGGACGGGCCCGTGACGAGGTGACGCGTCAGGCGTCCCTGTTCACTGAATCGCCGCCCAGGCCTGAAGCCGCCGCTCCAACGCCGTGAGGGTCCACAGGTCCGCCGGATTGTCTGGCCGCACCTGGGCCAGGTCCCGCTGAAGCGCCTCGCGCGCCCCCACGACGCCCCACTCCGACAATACCCGCAGCGCCATCAACGAGTGCTTGCGTGCCACCAGCGCGAGCAGCACCGCCACGACGCGAGGGCTTCGCTCGTCAGCCAGCCGCTGCACCGCCTCGTGACGCGCCTCGGGCGTGGAGTCCGGCGCCTCCAGCACCTCGGCCAGCGAGGTGAAGCGCGCATCATCCAACAACGGGCGCGGGCCGGGCTGCGGCTCCCAATGCTCCACGGTGACGTTCGTCCGGCCCAGGCAGACGCACTCCCGGCGCACGCCGTCATCGCCGAAGAGGTCCATGATGCGCTCTCTCGACGGCGTGCCGCCCACGAGCAGTTGCCCCGCACGTTGGGAAAGCGTGGGTGACACGCCGAGCAGATGGACGCGCAGCACCGTGGCCTCGGCCGCGGCGCTCTGCTCGGTGGAGGCACGGGGCCACTTGAGGAAGACCTCCGCCATCCCCCGCTCCTGGACGTACCAGCGGTACTCCAGCCACACGGCGCTGGGACGGAGGGCGAAGCGGGCGTCTTCCTGCTCGCGGAGCCGGGGGGCGCCTTCCGCAAGCCCGGTGAAGCAGCGTTCCAGCAGGACCAGGGCGTCGGAGAGCGTCATGAAGGTGGGCAGTGTAGCGACGTTTGTCAGGCCGCTGGGCCAGCAGCGTTAGTGTACAATCAACACCATTTCTGAGGTCGCCCATGAGCGAAGCAGGACAGCAGCGGTTCACCTTCTTCTGGCAGGCGCACTCCCCCTTCTCCCAGTGGCACCCTTCCGACTTCGCCGTGGACGGCGTGCGCTACGTGTGCGCGGAGCAGTACATGATGGCAGGCAAGGCGCGGCTCTTCGGTGACAACGCGGCGCTGGCGAGCATCCTGTCATCGAAGTCGCCCAAGACGCACAAGGCCCTGGGCCGCAAGGTCCGCGATTTCGACAACGCGCGCTGGGAGAAGGCGCGTGAGCGCATCGTCTACGAGGGCAACCGCGCGAAGTTCACCCAGAGCCCGGAGCTGTTGAAGGCGCTCCTGGCCACCGCGGGCACGGAGTTGGTGGAAGCCAGCCCCGTGGATCGCATCTGGGGTGTGGGGTTGGATGAGGAGGACCCGCGCATCCATCACCCCGCGAAGTGGCGAGGACTGAACCTGCTGGGCAAGGTCCTCACGAAGCTGCGCGAGGACCTGCTAGCGGAGGGCGTCACCGAGGCGTCCCCCGCCGAGCCGTAGGGCTCAGAAGTCGTAGCGCACGGGAGCCTGGTCCGACACGACCAGGTTCACCGTGCCCGAGGTCTTCCCGAACTGCGCCCCGAAGCGCTGCGAAACCGAGGACACGTCGAAGCGAGGGCTGGCCCGCAGGAGCGCCTTGCACCGGTCGTTGTTCCCATCGTGCACCAGCACCAGGTTCGCCACGGGCGTGCCATCCGCGCCCTGCTGGAGGTTCCCATCCCAGGCCAGCGAGTACGTGTGCTCGGCGCAACCTCCGCCATGCATCACGGCCAGCGTCAGGATGCCACCGTCCACCGTGGCGCTTCGGACATTGATGGGGTCCTTCGGCTCGGGATTGGGCGTCACCACCAGGGGCTGGACGGCCGCCCTCGCCTCACCATCCTCGGCAGACGGAATCTCGGTGGCCTGCGTGGCTTCAGGGGCCGGCGCCGGCGCCTCTGCGCTGGCTTCGGCCTCGGCGGGTGGCGGCTCCGCCGGAGCAGCGCCTGTCTCCTGCCGGCTCGCACAGCCCGCGAGCAGTCCGCACAGCATCACCCCACTCCAGACGAGCTTTCGCATACGTCTCCTTATCGCCGCAGCGCGGCCTCGTACGCCGCCAAGGTACCCTCGGCGGTCCGCTTCCAGGTGAACTTCGCGGCCTGCGCCTTTCCACGCTCCGCGAGCGCCCGCCGTTCCTCCGGCGAGTGGAGCAGCCGGTCCAACGCCCTCGCGAGCCCGTTCGCGTCGTCGGGCCCCACGCTCAGCGCGGCGTCGCCACAGACCTCCGGCAGCGAGCCCGCGGTGGAGACGATGGTGGGCGTCCCCAGCCGCATCGCCTCCAGCGGTGGCAGCCCGAACCCCTCATAACGAGACGGGAACACGAACACGGCCGCGCGGCGCATCAGCTCGTAGAACACGGCGTCGGATTGATAGCCGAGCGAGCGAACCTCGAACCCCTCCGAGCGCAGCCGGGAGATGCGCGCCTCCACGCGCCCCGCGCCGAACCAGCTCTGTCCCGCCAGCACCAACGAGGCAGGCCGCCCCCGCAGTCGCAGCCGCTCCAACGCGTCCAGCACCAGGTCCACGTTCTTCCGCACGTCGAGCGAGCCCGCGTAGAGCACGTACTCCTTCGGCAGTGAGAGCGCGCGCAGGAAGTCCTTGCTGGTGTCGTCCAGGACGGGCGCATGGACGTGGTCCACGCCATTGGGCACCACCACCGTGCGCGACTCCGCTTCCGGGTAGCGAGCCAGCAGGTCCTGCCGCGTGCGTTCGCTCACGCACACCACCTGGTCCGCCACCATCAGGCTGCGCGACAACCACAGCCGGAACTGCCAGCGGAACGCGGCCGACACCGTCTCCGGCATCAGCAGCGGAATCAAATCGTGCACCGTCAGCACGTACTTCATGCCGGGAGCGCGGATGAGGGGCAGGTTGAAGTTACCGTGTGCGTGGTACAGCGGCGCATCCGAGCCCTGGAGCACACGCGGCAAGCCGCCCAGCGTCCAGGCGGTCCGCCCTGCCTTCGCGCGAGGGGCCTCGCCGGATGACTGAGCCCCTACGCGGGTGAGCTGGACGCCGAGCGCCTCCAGGGCGGAGGCCAGGCAACGGGTGTACAGGCCGATGCCGGTGGTCGGCTCGTCCCAGAGTGTCGCGTCGAAGGCGATAGGTCCCATGGACACGGTGCGCCTCATAGCACGTGCGTGTGATAGGCAGGGCCCGCATGGCGATCCACCAGTTGATACCCAGCTTTGTCCCCGGCGACGCCACCGGGCAGGCCGCGCTGCATCTGCAGCTCCTGCTGCGCCGCATGGGGCACGCGGGCGCGCTGTATGCGGACGAAGTGGGCCCGGGGCTCGAAGGGCTGGCCAGCCCCGCGTCCGCGCTGCGTCCCGAGTCCGGTGACCTGGTCCTCTACCACCATGGCATCGCCTCCCCGCTCAGCAGCCGGCTGATGCACCTGCCCTGTCGGCGCGGCATCGTCTTCCACAACATCAGCCCCGCGCGTTTCTACGAAGGGCTGCCGCTGGCGGACGCGCTGGTGGCGGGACGGGCCCAGCTCGCCGCGATGGCCCCCTTCGCGGATGTGGCCATCGGCGTGTCGGACTTCAACGCCGCCGAGCTGCGCGTCGCGGGGTACCGCAACGTCCACACGGTGCCCCTCTTCATCGAGCCGGAGCGATTCTCCCGCGCCAGCGCCGACGCGAAGATGCTCCAGCGGCTCGAAGGTCCAGGCCCCGTGCTGCTCGGCGTGAGCCGGGTCATGCCGCACAAGCGCTTCGAGGACCTGCTCGCGCTCCACCGCGAAGTCCTGCGGCTGCGCCCCCAGGCCCGCTTGTTGATGGTGGGCGGCTACGAGCCCGGCAGCCGGTACTTCCGCATGCTCCAGCGCGAGGCGCGCGGCCTGCGCGGCGTGAGCTTCCTGGGACGACTGAGCCACGCGCAGCTCGTGGCAGCGTACCGCTCCGCCTCCGTCTTCGTCTCCATGAGCGAGCATGAGGGCTTCGGCGTCCCCCTCATCGAGGCCATGGCCGCCGAGGTGCCCGTGCTGGCCTACGCGGCCGCCGCGGTGCCGGAGACCCTGGGCGGCGCGGGCGTGGCCTTCGACCAGAAGCGCTTCGCCTTCCTCGCGGAGCT harbors:
- a CDS encoding NADAR family protein → MSEAGQQRFTFFWQAHSPFSQWHPSDFAVDGVRYVCAEQYMMAGKARLFGDNAALASILSSKSPKTHKALGRKVRDFDNARWEKARERIVYEGNRAKFTQSPELLKALLATAGTELVEASPVDRIWGVGLDEEDPRIHHPAKWRGLNLLGKVLTKLREDLLAEGVTEASPAEP
- a CDS encoding GDP-mannose 4,6-dehydratase, which codes for MRILVTGADGFVGRHLCALLRAAGDEVVEAHGPRGEGINSNALHFDVANEASVKAAVAEVKPEGIIHLAGFSSVAKSHHNPSRVFAVNTMGVVHLLTAVRESVPKASVVLVGSGEVYGPVPEGTRATEDTPAVPLSPYAASKSAAELAAVQFHRSYGLEVVMARPFNHLGAGQDPTFVVPSFAAQIRAIGLGTVDPVLRTGNLDAVRDFSHVRDVVEAYRLLLDKGEPGQAYNIGSGEGRTIRSLLEEMLSLAGVNARIELDPARLRPSDIPSLVGAPDKLKALGWAPKLTVADALRDVLGPRVPGAA
- the gmd gene encoding GDP-mannose 4,6-dehydratase gives rise to the protein MATKRALITGITGQDGSYLAELLLSKGYEVHGMVRRSSEEKFERIQHLHGKIQLHQGDLLDQFSLAALLNLTKPDEVYNLAAQSFVPTSWNQPVLTGEFTALGVTKMLEAIRHTRPEARFYQASSSEMFGKVLEVPQTEDTPFYPRSPYGVAKAYGHHITVNYRESFNLFAVSGILFNHESPRRGLEFVTRKVTYNVARIKLGLQEKLPMGNLDAKRDWGFAGDYVDAMWRMLQQPQAEDYVVATNETHTVRELVEIAFARVGLDWEKHVFIDPAFVRPAEVDLLIGDPAKAKTKLGWEPKVRFKELVEMMVDADLERVKAGQR
- a CDS encoding glycosyltransferase family 4 protein, which gives rise to MGPIAFDATLWDEPTTGIGLYTRCLASALEALGVQLTRVGAQSSGEAPRAKAGRTAWTLGGLPRVLQGSDAPLYHAHGNFNLPLIRAPGMKYVLTVHDLIPLLMPETVSAAFRWQFRLWLSRSLMVADQVVCVSERTRQDLLARYPEAESRTVVVPNGVDHVHAPVLDDTSKDFLRALSLPKEYVLYAGSLDVRKNVDLVLDALERLRLRGRPASLVLAGQSWFGAGRVEARISRLRSEGFEVRSLGYQSDAVFYELMRRAAVFVFPSRYEGFGLPPLEAMRLGTPTIVSTAGSLPEVCGDAALSVGPDDANGLARALDRLLHSPEERRALAERGKAQAAKFTWKRTAEGTLAAYEAALRR